GAATTCACTTAAATTGGTAGTTACTATTTTTCTCCTAACAATTGGACGGACCATTTCAGCTTGTGATTGTAATATGCAAGGTAATTTTTACAGGTAGCTCCAAACACAAAACTGGTAGCTTTAGTTAAAGTGACAAAATATTTGACGTTTAAAGACATTTACGATGTGCAAACCCCAATGTCGATGGAGGTTGAAATTATCGATATTTACAAAGGTGAAGAAAGCCGAAAAACAGTAATCGTTTGGGGAGACATTGGTAATTTATGCCGCCCTTACCTTTCCAGGTTTAAAGAAGATCAATATTATGTAATCGCGTTTTATGAGGGTTTAGACGGATCAAGTAGACGTGCACGCAAACGAAAAACAACAGACTACGCTATTTCTAATTGCGGCGAATATTGGTTGGATGTTGATTTTATTAACAAAATCGCAACAGGTTCAGTATCTGATAACCAAAATCAAATAACTTTGGATGAGCTGAAATCCAGTCTGGATATAAAATAATATTATTTCAAGAGCATGTTTTCATTATTCAAACATAAATCAGAAAATCCTGAATACCTGAATGGGCTGCTTTTTTTCAGCAGTAGTGAATACAGTGAGTTTATAAACGCGATTAATAATTACTTCAAAAAAGAATGTCACCTACGAACTTGGAGATGGCATGTTGTCGACAGGGAAAACATCTTTGGATTTGCTTCTATAGGACTAATCAATGTTGCGCAAGTTTTTAAACAAAACAAGCAAAGAAATTATCGCAAAATTGTCTCCGAGCATTTCGATTCAATGGTTAGCGCTATCAGTTTGAAATGGAATTTAATAAAATTGTTCATGACTTTGACAAAGTAAAAATACATTGGCGTTCGCCTTTACCCAAATGACTATGTTGGACATATAGGAAAAGAGTTAACTGTTGGAAAAGATTTTGCGGCGACATTTATTCCATGTTAATTTTGACCTGCCGGAAAGCATAACGAACGTTCAACCTCAGCAAATAGAGCAATGGGGAAGGTCATTTGAGGAATTGTTTGAAGTAGGGAAACAAAACATAAAGCATAATTACCCTTTAAATATTTCGCAACATAAATTTAATGAGTTGGCAATTTGGTTTGTTGAAGGCAATCATTTCTTTGCACCGAACATTGTATTTGATTTAAATAATTATCCCAAGTTACTTGGCTCAAAAGGGTCTATCGTCGGAATTCCGCACAGGCATTCTGTAATTATTTATCCAATTGAAAATTTGGAAATTGTTACTGCTATCAATCAACTTATTCCTGCCATTTATGGAATGAACGAGGAAGGGCCCGGATCTATAAGCAACAATCTTTGGTATATTGATGGACATTTTGAAAACTTACCCTACAAAATTGAAGACAATAAACAGTAATTTTTCCTGCCCAAAATTTCGCGGAAATGGTAAAGACATTGTCGGGTAAAGCCTTAAAATTTGAAATGGGCACATTTTCGGCCATTTTAAATCCCCCCCCCAAATATGCTAAAAACAATCATTTCCCGGCTTTTGTCGGACAAAAACAGCCAAAATTGAGGTTTTCCTGAAAACAGTACCTTGAGGCATAGTCGCTGGGCGGGTAGTAGAAAATTTGTAGTTTTATTGAAGGAAAATGTAGTGCTTAAAGATTTAGCACTTTAACGTTGACCTGTAGCTAACAAAATATGAGAAAAGTAATTGCATTCAATATGACACTTGACGGAGTTTCTGATCATACAGCAGGAATAGCTGACGAAGGACTTCACCAACATTATTCTGAACTGATAGATAATGCCGGTGTTATTTTATACGGAAGAACAACTTTTCAATTAATGCAATTTTGGCAAACATTGTTACAAAACCCTTCCGGAGAAAAATCAATGGATGACTTTACAGTTTCAATCGATAAAATTGAAAAAATTGTGTTTTCCAACACACTCAAAACCACAAACTGGGAAAGTGCAATAATTGCAACCAGGCCTCTTTCGGA
The genomic region above belongs to Bacteroidota bacterium and contains:
- a CDS encoding dihydrofolate reductase family protein, producing MRKVIAFNMTLDGVSDHTAGIADEGLHQHYSELIDNAGVILYGRTTFQLMQFWQTLLQNPSGEKSMDDFTVSIDKIEKIVFSNTLKTTNWESAIIATRPLSDEVIHLKKQPGNDILIGSRSLIIQLLNSNLIDEFQICIHPVIEGKGMLMFDNISNRILLKLIKTKLLSPGAIVLYYEPSA